One Brevibacillus choshinensis genomic window carries:
- a CDS encoding dihydrolipoamide acetyltransferase family protein, translating to MATKVVMPQLGESVTEGTISKWLVNVGDTVKKYDSLAEVTTDKVNAEVPSTVSGRVTEIVVPEGETVAIGTLILYIEESGASTETQAPAAPAAAPEVPAAPAVQTAQTAQVTQKPVQEGTKQRYSPAVVVLSQEHGIDLSRVVGTGAGGRVTRKDVQAIIDAGGQKPAETVQERVAEPTAAPAETAAPAKIAPAPVAPTPAPVDIPVASGDQIIPVTPIRRTIASRMVQSKHEAPHAWTMVEVDVTNLVNFRNQVKGDFARKEGLNLTFLPFFIKAVVESLKEYPMINSTWAGDKIIVKKDINISIAVATDDALYVPVIKNADQKSILGIAKSVDDLAARTRAGKLTMDDMTGGTFTVNNTGSFGSIQSQPIINAPQAAIMSVESIVKRPVVINDMIAIRSMVNLCMSLDHRVLDGLICGRFLQSVKQKLENIGPDTKLY from the coding sequence ATGGCAACGAAAGTAGTAATGCCCCAGCTCGGAGAGAGCGTGACCGAGGGCACCATCAGCAAATGGCTCGTCAATGTGGGAGATACGGTCAAAAAGTACGATTCGCTCGCTGAAGTGACGACAGACAAGGTCAATGCGGAAGTGCCATCTACGGTATCGGGTCGTGTCACGGAGATTGTAGTTCCAGAGGGAGAAACGGTCGCGATTGGAACGTTGATTCTGTATATAGAAGAAAGCGGGGCAAGCACGGAGACTCAGGCACCTGCCGCCCCAGCAGCGGCCCCAGAAGTGCCAGCGGCTCCTGCCGTACAAACGGCCCAGACTGCGCAAGTCACACAGAAGCCGGTACAGGAAGGTACGAAGCAGCGTTACTCCCCGGCAGTAGTGGTATTGTCTCAGGAGCACGGTATTGATCTGTCTCGCGTCGTAGGGACGGGTGCAGGTGGACGCGTCACGAGAAAAGATGTGCAAGCGATCATTGATGCAGGTGGACAAAAGCCGGCTGAGACAGTGCAAGAGAGAGTGGCAGAGCCAACTGCAGCGCCGGCAGAGACTGCTGCACCTGCAAAGATTGCACCTGCCCCAGTGGCACCGACTCCAGCTCCCGTGGATATTCCCGTTGCCAGCGGAGACCAGATCATTCCGGTCACACCGATTCGCCGCACGATCGCCAGCCGGATGGTCCAAAGCAAGCACGAAGCACCGCATGCTTGGACGATGGTAGAAGTGGATGTGACCAATCTGGTGAACTTCCGCAATCAGGTGAAAGGGGATTTCGCTCGCAAAGAGGGCCTCAATCTTACCTTCCTGCCATTCTTCATCAAGGCCGTCGTCGAATCGCTCAAAGAATATCCGATGATCAATTCGACGTGGGCGGGAGACAAGATTATCGTCAAGAAAGATATCAACATCTCGATCGCGGTAGCGACGGATGATGCTTTGTATGTACCTGTGATCAAGAATGCCGATCAAAAATCCATCTTGGGCATCGCGAAGTCCGTGGACGATTTGGCAGCCCGCACGCGTGCAGGCAAGCTGACGATGGACGACATGACAGGCGGTACGTTTACCGTCAACAATACCGGCTCTTTCGGGTCTATTCAGTCACAGCCCATCATCAACGCACCACAGGCTGCCATCATGAGTGTAGAATCGATCGTGAAACGTCCAGTCGTCATCAATGACATGATTGCGATTCGCTCCATGGTCAATCTGTGCATGTCCCTGGACCACCGAGTTCTCGACGGACTCATTTGCGGACGATTCCTGCAGAGCGTCAAGCAAAAGCTCGAGAATATCGGACCGGATACCAAACTGTATTAA
- a CDS encoding copper amine oxidase N-terminal domain-containing protein, translating into MEKSKKALPIVLASALAATPLVAVPQQAHALSGVTVTADDNTAGEDSEYDIEFTTEEIIEEGDTIYVKFDKEFDVDKNIDEDSIDADFDIKSVKVNGNVIEIKVDEEIDEEEDVSFTITDGITNPDDEDTYEVAVQTTSEKGYESDDVKIKEDGKKSSSSSDDEFNVDLSSNKAGEKVSIELGDFDLDGKDELETGETITVIFPDEDMLPSSINKADVKVNGSTAKSVDVDGDEVTIDVPSGADGDDYINIEFLKTAGISNPDTADDYTFKVKYDGTTYESESFEIAKSGSSSSTVSGDYTINLSDPAAGARSSYTFETDFGKDLKADSDLVIEFPSADMVPMILSPNDFTVNGKTPKKVGALGNKVYITTPSNFTADSTVKVVVAYTAWITNPKTAGSYNLKATVANKTITSKAFTIGGSSVNPTTPTTPTNPTTPTPNPTGVNNSTATITLTNTAMNQATGVNVAIKGLGVGLAKQRDFIELVFPAGYRVPAYIAPANISVNGVAANYVAVRGQNVLVYPAQDIPAATAANVSITAAANIVNPAVKNAYSISVFTSEEKGLQFARAVGVGMPAPAQPVVTPPKPTTPTPPTTQPAVNVPTNAALFKVNAKTFTLHGKNYPLQVAPYLAGGNTTMVPAQFFKEALALTTQWNNQSVAIISGTKVLKFTVGSTKARIGNQEVTLPSPVVLKEGMPMIPVRFVTDNLGYKVGWDAKTSSVYVYR; encoded by the coding sequence ATGGAGAAGAGTAAAAAAGCACTGCCGATCGTACTCGCATCAGCACTGGCAGCGACCCCATTGGTAGCAGTGCCGCAGCAAGCGCATGCTTTGAGTGGCGTTACCGTAACGGCTGATGACAATACGGCTGGTGAAGATAGCGAGTATGATATTGAATTTACCACTGAGGAAATTATTGAAGAGGGCGATACCATTTATGTCAAATTTGATAAAGAATTTGACGTAGACAAAAATATTGACGAAGATTCCATTGATGCTGATTTCGACATCAAGAGCGTAAAAGTCAACGGCAATGTGATTGAAATCAAAGTGGATGAAGAAATTGATGAAGAAGAGGATGTGTCTTTTACTATCACGGATGGTATCACGAATCCAGATGATGAAGATACGTACGAGGTAGCCGTTCAAACTACGAGTGAAAAAGGATATGAGTCTGACGACGTCAAAATCAAGGAAGACGGCAAAAAAAGCAGCAGCAGCTCCGATGATGAGTTCAATGTCGATCTGAGCAGCAATAAAGCGGGCGAAAAGGTTTCCATTGAATTGGGCGACTTCGATCTTGACGGCAAAGATGAGCTGGAAACAGGGGAGACCATCACCGTTATTTTCCCGGATGAAGACATGCTTCCTAGCAGCATCAACAAAGCCGATGTAAAAGTAAACGGCAGTACCGCAAAATCCGTGGACGTAGATGGAGACGAAGTCACGATTGATGTTCCAAGCGGAGCAGACGGTGATGACTACATTAACATCGAGTTCCTGAAAACTGCTGGCATCAGCAACCCGGATACAGCTGACGATTACACCTTCAAAGTGAAATATGACGGAACTACATACGAGTCGGAATCGTTTGAAATCGCCAAATCTGGTTCCAGCTCCAGCACCGTCTCTGGTGATTACACGATAAACCTTTCGGATCCAGCAGCAGGCGCGCGCTCCAGCTATACATTTGAAACCGATTTTGGAAAAGACCTGAAGGCTGATTCCGATCTGGTCATCGAGTTCCCATCCGCGGACATGGTGCCCATGATCTTGAGTCCAAATGATTTCACCGTGAACGGCAAAACCCCGAAAAAAGTGGGAGCATTGGGCAACAAAGTATACATTACGACTCCAAGCAATTTCACTGCGGACAGCACGGTAAAGGTGGTAGTAGCCTACACAGCTTGGATTACCAACCCGAAAACAGCTGGCTCCTACAATCTGAAAGCGACTGTAGCAAACAAGACGATTACGTCCAAAGCGTTCACAATTGGTGGATCTTCGGTTAATCCGACAACTCCAACAACTCCGACCAATCCGACGACTCCTACACCAAATCCAACCGGTGTAAACAACAGCACCGCAACCATCACGCTGACCAACACAGCTATGAATCAAGCGACTGGCGTCAATGTGGCGATCAAAGGTCTGGGAGTAGGACTCGCTAAGCAACGTGACTTTATCGAATTGGTGTTCCCGGCAGGCTATCGCGTGCCAGCTTATATTGCGCCTGCCAACATCAGTGTGAATGGCGTTGCGGCGAACTATGTAGCCGTTCGCGGCCAAAACGTGTTGGTGTATCCAGCGCAGGATATCCCAGCAGCTACGGCAGCGAATGTATCGATCACAGCAGCTGCAAACATCGTGAATCCAGCAGTCAAAAATGCGTATAGCATCAGCGTGTTTACTTCCGAGGAAAAAGGTCTGCAATTTGCTCGTGCGGTAGGAGTAGGGATGCCAGCTCCGGCTCAGCCAGTCGTAACGCCTCCGAAGCCAACAACGCCGACTCCGCCAACCACGCAGCCTGCTGTGAATGTCCCAACCAATGCGGCACTGTTCAAAGTGAATGCGAAAACGTTCACCTTGCACGGGAAAAACTACCCATTGCAAGTAGCCCCTTACCTGGCTGGTGGCAACACGACGATGGTACCTGCTCAATTCTTCAAGGAAGCGTTGGCTCTGACCACTCAATGGAACAATCAATCGGTTGCCATTATCAGTGGTACCAAAGTGCTGAAGTTCACCGTCGGATCGACAAAAGCACGTATTGGCAACCAGGAAGTAACGCTGCCATCTCCAGTGGTACTGAAGGAAGGCATGCCTATGATTCCAGTCCGCTTCGTTACCGATAACCTCGGCTACAAAGTCGGTTGGGATGCCAAAACGTCCAGCGTATACGTCTATCGTTAA
- the mce gene encoding methylmalonyl-CoA epimerase translates to MKAPNKIAHIGIAVKSLEQVLPFYTEQLGLTLLGTEEVESEQVKVAFLEIGESRIELLEPLSESSPIAKYIEKRGEGIHHIALDVDDVAARLTALKDNGVPLIHEKPKDGAHHAQIGFLHPKAANGVLFELCQYPKSPDQDE, encoded by the coding sequence GTGAAAGCACCGAATAAGATCGCGCATATCGGGATTGCCGTCAAAAGCTTGGAGCAGGTGTTGCCCTTTTACACCGAGCAGTTGGGTCTGACGCTTCTAGGCACGGAAGAAGTAGAGAGCGAACAGGTAAAAGTAGCGTTCCTGGAGATCGGAGAAAGTCGTATTGAACTTTTGGAACCGCTTTCGGAAAGCAGTCCAATCGCGAAGTACATCGAAAAAAGGGGAGAAGGCATTCACCATATTGCGCTGGATGTCGATGACGTCGCGGCACGTCTCACCGCCCTCAAAGACAACGGTGTACCTTTGATCCATGAGAAGCCAAAGGATGGGGCACACCATGCGCAGATCGGTTTCTTACATCCGAAAGCAGCCAATGGAGTCTTATTTGAGCTGTGCCAATATCCAAAGTCGCCTGATCAGGACGAGTAA
- a CDS encoding M20/M25/M40 family metallo-hydrolase — protein sequence MIWEVTRVINQERLLNEFLELVQIDSETKNEAQINKVLKEKLVEMGFTVQEDDAAAKTGHGGNNLIATLEGTGNGPAILFSSHMDTVVPGNGIKPQVRDGYVYSDGTTILGADDKAGIAAIFEGIRTMKEQNLPHPTIQVVLTVGEESGLVGSRAMDASLLKAEMGFILDSEGPVGKITVAGAGQYRIVTKIHGKAAHAGVNPEDGISAISVASKAISRMPLGRIDADTTANIGRFEGGKAYNIVTDYVEVWSEARSLVMDKLEAQVKKMTTAFEEAAAEMGATVENDVIFMYHGYKFNEETPVVQKAISAVKRVDRNPELVASGGGSDGNVFNGYNIPSVNFAIGYEEIHTKSERMPIAELNKAAELVLAVIEAVQE from the coding sequence ATGATTTGGGAGGTTACGCGTGTGATTAATCAGGAACGTTTGCTAAACGAGTTTTTGGAGCTCGTACAGATCGACAGTGAAACCAAAAATGAAGCGCAAATCAACAAAGTGTTGAAAGAGAAACTGGTTGAAATGGGCTTCACGGTTCAAGAAGACGATGCTGCTGCCAAAACTGGCCACGGCGGAAATAACCTCATCGCTACACTGGAGGGCACTGGAAACGGCCCGGCGATCCTGTTCAGCAGCCATATGGATACGGTAGTTCCTGGAAACGGAATCAAGCCGCAAGTTCGCGACGGATATGTGTATTCCGATGGCACGACCATTCTCGGGGCTGATGACAAAGCGGGCATCGCGGCAATCTTTGAAGGAATTCGCACGATGAAAGAGCAAAACCTGCCGCATCCGACCATTCAGGTCGTTCTGACAGTCGGAGAAGAATCCGGTCTGGTCGGCTCCCGTGCAATGGACGCAAGCCTGCTCAAAGCAGAAATGGGCTTCATCCTTGACTCTGAAGGCCCAGTAGGAAAAATCACTGTGGCAGGTGCAGGTCAATACCGCATCGTCACCAAAATTCACGGAAAAGCGGCTCATGCCGGCGTCAATCCTGAAGACGGAATCAGCGCCATCTCCGTGGCTAGTAAAGCAATCTCCCGCATGCCACTCGGACGCATCGATGCAGACACGACAGCAAACATCGGCCGATTTGAAGGCGGTAAGGCGTATAACATTGTGACCGACTACGTAGAAGTATGGTCGGAGGCGCGCAGCTTGGTGATGGACAAGCTGGAAGCGCAAGTGAAGAAGATGACGACTGCTTTCGAAGAGGCTGCGGCTGAAATGGGTGCAACGGTAGAAAACGATGTCATCTTCATGTACCACGGCTACAAATTCAATGAAGAGACGCCAGTCGTACAAAAAGCGATCAGTGCAGTGAAGCGTGTGGATCGCAATCCTGAGCTGGTAGCGAGCGGTGGAGGAAGCGACGGAAACGTGTTCAATGGGTACAACATTCCTAGCGTTAACTTTGCGATTGGCTACGAAGAGATTCATACCAAGAGCGAGCGCATGCCGATCGCTGAGCTGAACAAAGCTGCCGAGCTGGTTCTCGCAGTGATTGAAGCTGTACAAGAATAA
- a CDS encoding DUF3866 family protein: MLCLTVGTVVRVVERRSGMQLLEVQIAVTDTKELAVSFAHEPHAIGENLIVNTTAVRLHLGTGGYHLVVGKADAGSEIDLFPNQWGHVMKMRYSPWQLAVDTVEEQDSPFHELFAQQDLSLQGTPVLIGELHSLLPAAVIALKQNEPQAKIVYVMPDAASLPISLSGHVHQLQQLGYLDATITTGHAWGGDREAVTIHSGLLAARHVEHADIIVCILGPGVAGTGTPYAFSGIQLAEVIHAVSALGGFPMMIPRISFADARRRHFGISHHTTVLLKRFALRPVVLAMPQMGNDFDAVLDQQIVELQKLDKHIIIRGMVADRSRIASMEKEYGFGFTTMGRSWQADPVPFQTAVIAADLLSHWRADLAKVFSDDPQCFSSRDKLAALDLFWTRNEEQP; encoded by the coding sequence ATGCTTTGCCTGACTGTGGGGACGGTAGTGAGAGTTGTGGAAAGACGATCAGGGATGCAGCTGCTTGAGGTTCAGATTGCGGTAACGGATACGAAAGAATTGGCTGTGTCCTTTGCCCATGAGCCGCATGCTATCGGAGAGAATTTGATCGTGAACACAACGGCCGTTCGTCTTCACCTTGGGACGGGCGGCTATCATCTCGTGGTAGGCAAGGCGGATGCTGGTTCAGAGATTGACCTTTTCCCGAACCAGTGGGGGCATGTGATGAAGATGCGCTACTCTCCTTGGCAGCTGGCTGTCGATACGGTAGAAGAGCAAGATAGCCCTTTTCACGAGCTGTTCGCCCAGCAAGATCTTTCCCTGCAAGGTACGCCTGTCCTAATCGGCGAGCTGCACAGCCTGCTCCCTGCTGCGGTCATTGCCTTGAAGCAAAACGAACCGCAAGCGAAAATCGTGTACGTCATGCCAGATGCAGCATCACTGCCCATCTCCTTGAGTGGGCATGTCCATCAGCTGCAGCAATTGGGTTACCTGGATGCGACGATCACGACGGGACACGCATGGGGTGGCGACCGCGAAGCCGTTACGATTCACAGCGGGTTATTGGCAGCGCGGCATGTAGAACATGCGGATATCATCGTTTGCATTCTCGGGCCGGGTGTGGCGGGTACAGGGACACCGTATGCCTTTTCCGGCATCCAGCTGGCAGAAGTCATTCATGCGGTGTCTGCATTAGGCGGTTTCCCGATGATGATCCCGCGCATCAGCTTTGCAGATGCAAGGCGCCGTCATTTTGGTATCAGCCACCACACAACAGTCCTTTTGAAGCGGTTTGCGCTTCGACCGGTCGTCCTTGCGATGCCTCAAATGGGTAATGACTTCGATGCAGTTTTGGACCAGCAAATTGTCGAGCTTCAAAAGCTGGATAAGCATATCATTATCAGGGGAATGGTAGCGGATAGGAGCAGGATTGCCAGTATGGAGAAAGAATATGGCTTTGGCTTTACGACCATGGGCAGAAGCTGGCAAGCAGATCCAGTACCCTTTCAAACTGCTGTCATTGCGGCAGATTTGCTCAGCCATTGGCGTGCGGATTTGGCGAAGGTCTTCAGCGACGACCCGCAATGCTTCTCCTCTCGAGATAAGCTTGCAGCGTTAGATCTTTTTTGGACCAGGAACGAAGAGCAGCCTTGA
- a CDS encoding NUDIX domain-containing protein: MDKYEHLYEKTISSQSIYNGRIIKVKVDEVLLPNGNTAKREIVNHQGAVAVLPLTDDGKMIAVRQFRKPLERTIVEIPAGKLEAGEEPLACAIRELEEETGYTAKHMELLSSFYTSPGFADELLHVYVATGLTKGESRPDEDEFVDVLELTLEEAQELHRTGEIRDAKTVVALFAWESRVLRSRG, encoded by the coding sequence ATGGATAAATACGAGCACTTATATGAAAAAACGATTTCGAGCCAGTCTATCTACAATGGGCGAATCATTAAAGTCAAGGTTGATGAAGTACTCCTTCCGAATGGAAATACCGCAAAAAGGGAAATCGTGAATCATCAAGGCGCCGTAGCCGTTTTGCCTTTGACGGATGATGGGAAAATGATTGCGGTCCGCCAGTTTCGCAAGCCTCTGGAGCGTACGATTGTGGAAATCCCTGCAGGCAAGCTGGAAGCGGGAGAAGAGCCTCTCGCTTGCGCCATTCGCGAGCTGGAAGAGGAGACGGGGTATACGGCCAAGCATATGGAGCTGCTGAGCTCGTTTTACACTTCCCCCGGATTTGCAGATGAGCTTCTTCACGTATACGTGGCAACCGGTCTGACAAAAGGGGAGAGCAGACCGGATGAGGACGAGTTTGTGGACGTGCTGGAGCTGACTCTCGAAGAAGCGCAAGAGCTTCACCGAACAGGTGAGATTCGGGATGCCAAAACAGTAGTCGCGCTCTTCGCTTGGGAAAGCAGGGTGCTTCGTTCCCGTGGCTGA
- a CDS encoding endonuclease Q family protein, translating to MAESNLAEYFCDLHIHIGGTRSGKPVKITASRQMTLTAILEEASERKGMDVVGIIDAHSPEVQEELLDLLQTKEAKEHEDGGIIYKKTMLILGCEVEIKEGDRGEAHFLVYMPRLREMQSFTKWLAARCKNVQLSSQRIHASLRELQAVVAGLGGMIIPAHIFTPHKGLYGSCTDSMAEVLDPSMIPAVELGLSANTKMADCLSELRDKTFLTNSDAHSLGKIGREYQTMRMRERTYAEWEKAVWRLDGRGVAVNYGLQPQLGKYHLTACQNCQSMLPADSSGRCPECGHKRVVRGVAARIEQLADQPFGKHPAHRPPYIEQVPLEFIPGVGPKLLQKLYAAFGTQMNVLHRVDHEALARVTGEKIADLIQKARSGSLAIQAGAAGTYGRIVRE from the coding sequence GTGGCTGAGTCCAACCTGGCTGAATACTTTTGTGATCTGCACATTCATATTGGGGGAACCCGCAGCGGAAAGCCCGTGAAAATTACGGCATCTAGGCAAATGACGTTGACTGCCATACTGGAGGAAGCGTCCGAGAGAAAAGGCATGGATGTCGTGGGAATCATCGACGCCCATTCCCCAGAGGTACAGGAAGAGCTGCTGGATCTTTTGCAGACCAAGGAGGCAAAAGAGCACGAGGATGGCGGAATTATATACAAGAAGACGATGCTGATACTCGGGTGCGAGGTGGAGATTAAGGAAGGGGACAGAGGAGAAGCTCACTTTCTCGTGTACATGCCGAGATTGCGCGAGATGCAGTCATTTACCAAATGGCTTGCGGCGCGGTGCAAAAATGTTCAGCTCAGCTCTCAGCGAATTCATGCCAGTCTTAGAGAGCTGCAAGCAGTTGTAGCTGGGCTGGGTGGCATGATCATCCCCGCCCATATTTTCACGCCGCACAAAGGGCTCTACGGAAGCTGTACCGACTCGATGGCGGAAGTGCTGGACCCCTCGATGATTCCAGCAGTCGAGCTGGGGTTGAGTGCAAATACAAAGATGGCCGACTGCTTGTCAGAGTTGCGTGACAAGACGTTTCTCACCAATTCGGATGCGCATTCGCTGGGGAAAATAGGCCGAGAGTACCAGACGATGCGAATGAGAGAGCGGACGTATGCAGAATGGGAAAAAGCCGTTTGGCGATTGGACGGCAGGGGAGTGGCAGTCAACTATGGCTTGCAGCCCCAACTGGGCAAGTATCATCTGACGGCGTGTCAAAACTGCCAATCGATGCTTCCGGCAGACAGTTCGGGACGATGTCCGGAATGCGGGCATAAGCGTGTCGTGCGCGGAGTCGCTGCCCGGATTGAACAGCTGGCTGATCAGCCATTCGGAAAACACCCAGCTCATCGGCCGCCTTATATTGAGCAAGTCCCGCTTGAGTTTATCCCAGGGGTAGGTCCCAAGCTGCTGCAAAAGCTGTACGCCGCATTTGGGACGCAGATGAATGTGCTGCATCGAGTGGACCATGAAGCCCTGGCTCGAGTGACAGGCGAAAAAATTGCCGACCTCATCCAAAAAGCGAGGAGCGGTTCGCTGGCTATTCAGGCAGGCGCCGCAGGAACCTACGGCAGGATCGTCCGTGAGTGA
- the spoIIM gene encoding stage II sporulation protein M, translating to MRSRVGQTIQAYAKDHQSLYWFTIVLFTMGIIFGAVLVNSLPLSQKQELYGFLQYFFNSLSTQGIPETNTHFQEAFGNYAKTVAIMWVLGLSIIGLPMILLMLFLKGVVVGFTVGFLVNQLQWKGVMFALMGVLPQNLLVVPALFIVGVSGISFSLRLIKTRLVSKRDGIMPHFVGYTVLVLCMLAVLTLAALFETFISPRLMQLVLN from the coding sequence GTGCGTTCACGAGTCGGACAAACTATCCAGGCTTATGCGAAAGATCATCAGTCGCTCTATTGGTTCACGATTGTTTTGTTTACCATGGGCATTATTTTTGGAGCCGTACTGGTCAATTCCCTGCCGCTTTCTCAAAAGCAGGAGCTGTACGGTTTCCTGCAATATTTTTTTAACAGCTTGTCTACGCAAGGCATTCCTGAGACGAACACCCATTTTCAGGAGGCCTTTGGCAACTATGCAAAAACCGTCGCAATCATGTGGGTGTTAGGCTTGTCCATCATTGGCCTGCCTATGATTTTACTCATGCTGTTCCTAAAAGGAGTAGTCGTCGGCTTTACGGTCGGCTTCCTGGTCAACCAGCTGCAATGGAAGGGTGTTATGTTTGCGCTCATGGGGGTGCTTCCGCAAAATCTATTGGTAGTCCCCGCGTTGTTCATCGTAGGCGTGAGTGGAATTTCCTTTTCGCTGCGCTTGATCAAAACGAGATTGGTCAGCAAACGCGATGGGATCATGCCTCATTTTGTCGGCTACACGGTCCTTGTTCTGTGCATGCTCGCAGTATTGACGCTGGCAGCGCTGTTCGAGACGTTCATATCGCCCAGACTCATGCAGCTGGTGCTTAATTAA